A section of the Paralichthys olivaceus isolate ysfri-2021 chromosome 14, ASM2471397v2, whole genome shotgun sequence genome encodes:
- the LOC138413686 gene encoding uncharacterized protein isoform X2 — MGVPLPRGLRCQGSAWYGEVGHCPGSQGWRNEDGGGEEGNGRCCLMTEVPLCGRKTKRRREIQKRGVRTFSPKKDSKPTRGNMQFPLLWLISLVAVLEYCSAVADLEDCEAAGSKCHPQAVCLKASNNFTCVCNMGYQGNGILCNDIDECLSGLHNCHAKSRCNNTLGSYSCVCISGYVGDGTNCQDLNECQKENGGCHASALCTNFEGGRQCRCKDGFTGNGFQCTDINECTNSRTCHWNATCTNTPGSYMCTCNTGYKGNGNYLCLDIDECSETPYVCSSSLGYKGCKNQPGTYSCTCSNGFESNGKNCVDIDECASNTCSLYAECINSMGSYQCTCKSGFVGNGLRCADVNECNENNQCDPKAICINRLGTYECACPAGFIGDGRLCDDINECATPNICPSTTTCVNTGGSYFCDCGSGFIFNDSKCNDVDECAVGRCSPYAACINSPGSFSCECYPGYRGNGLICVDVDECSLAKQCHSNALCINLPGSYNCTCQVGYSGDGVIQCNDVDECLVENGGCRNQATCVNNLGSFSCLCLSGFLLVNRTLCQDINECKEQKNPCGVNEECKNIDGSYECPCRIGYYRPANNMDCVDMDECKDNPCHINATCLNTVGSHICTCKRGFAANGTQCKDIDECSVVGTCHPQALCTNSIGDFYCSCQQGFNGDGFSCQDVDECTLSDTICPAFSKCINSPGDHVCSCLNGTVAFNDTCVPPSPLCDPACHKHGLCHQSPAGYQCVCDLGYVGNGLTCSDIDECQRENICPENETECVNIPGSFSCVCRNGYTLNATGCVDLNECETGQQECSEFAQCVNTIGNYSCFCLSGFTGDGRNCSESNLFPFGPEVGDKGVKMDTEDGNSPYITPPMGFPFMGKLYDRVYFSDNGFVQFQTVAENEQYLFPTPFASGFPDNMNVALLAAFWDDADLASGYGQLLYQEYDKKDMSDVYSQIVFNRTTYEVTKFEVQRTKPPFTPAWILKITWDHVLPVSYQKFNLSETNTFQCILTTDGARSFALLRYGDMHWGPGQRQYHNAVIGYTNGKSSFKEPTVPPENLFGPGGRYRPQQVKGTLGQLGQLVYDLTEPAGSDVDPKIKCQAWAMKEPDPAEWTKELSSCPCTRTQALEDLSFLQDTTDPSLRVKKLRDQRWGGAAGHIFQSVLTNRHGSGKRCVYEPEGPLLAGYNERYFSKHSVQKHIDGDLLPFQWCCIDSPLCHLYLNKRPLDRCQGYSWASHDGCSPGMKATQGVAMVFGSLHFITFDDTEYSFKALGEFVIVRLSSTTGSNIFTLQGQTDKLHTDAKGLIEVPVVVRMAAFHQGIGKIEWRCAKKQEGLQIFVDNVEIPVTVGVVHMGVKDFAVRCMSVNRCAALYAGGLHVVVWRVAGHNQLAAMVGVPQTFYNRTVGLMGLWSSNRSDDFLMSDGRLQPSADLNPPTEERLHPFGLSWAVPVPESLLFSPPPMVPLKHVSTEHLLESVSPAEVEELRKTCKGSMMCVHDTLASGTSDMGLQTLEAKKQFQNLALIYGNMPPIVTEPTVIHSKVNSTVNIQIVAQDPNGDPITFSMLYPRPPGASISSGDGYLAWTPLSTQPVQLTIKVSDELSSSLFTPILQVCSCLNGGTCQYNSIAENHQQGKFQVVGCLCPKGFSGKFCGNTSDICQGMPCFRGVKCQSMTEPDQFTCGECPENTVSNGKEGYKCFEHDMCIPPYPFPCHKDADCRSTKQNYTCTCRPGFTGNGYNCTDIDECAELSTCPNAKFECKNKPGSVECLCRYKNTKDTDGCGASANPPGSNMFNVSVNWTEDKSDGLDQLVDILKMGFQNKFYNATKKDKKQSSAPGSNEYRINMSSDTPHWYIRDYLARVSSHYDISGVEVDDLDECTSKEAVCVHPALCANTYGGYRCVCNGTDMDETQSCVLERGNVSNKERDLVMGLVLGIGIPLLLLLLLALLACFCCCRKTVTGDLPHLVPDHIQEQNNPPPFNYSDPALHYMTHCSPRIIDNYTPRQRLR; from the exons ATGGGTGTTCCCCTTCCCAGAGGTTTAAGATGTCAGGGCAGTGCATGGTATGGTGAGGTGGGCCATTGTCCCGGGTCCCAGGGGTGGAGGAATGAAGACGGAGGTGGAGAAGAAGGAAATGGAAGATGCTGCTTGATGACAGAGGTTCCACTCTGCGGAAGAAAGacgaagagaaggagagagatcCAGAAGAGGGGAGTCCGCACTTTCTCCCCCAAGAAAGATTCAAAGCCCACCAGGGGAAATATGCA GTTTCCACTCCTGTGGCTGATAAGTCTAGTGGCAGTGCTGGAATACTGCAGTGCAG TCGCTGACCTGGAGGACTGTGAGGCAGCAGGCAGCAAGTGCCACCCTCAGGCCGTGTGTCTGAAGGCCAGCAACAACTTCACCTGTGTGTGCAACATGGGCTACCAGGGCAATGGTATCCTGTGCAATGACATTGATGAATGTCTCAGCGGCCTGCATAATTGTCACGCAAAGTCCCGCTGCAACAACACTCTGGGCAGCTACAGctgtgtctgcatcagtggaTATGTTGGAGATGGCACCAACTGCCAGGACCTCAATGAGTGccaaaaagaaaatggaggTTGTCATGCCAGTGCTCTCTGCACTAACTTTGAGGGAGGGCGACAGTGCCGGTGTAAAGATGGCTTCACAGGCAACGGCTTCCAGTGTACTGATATTAATGAATGCACTAACTCAAGGACCTGCCATTGGAATGCCACATGCACCAACACCCCAGGGTCCTATATGTGTACCTGTAATACTGGCTATAAGGGCAACGGAAACTACCTGTGTCTTGACATAGATGAATGTTCAGAGACTCCTTACGTTTGTTCTTCCTCACTTGGCTACAAAGGTTGTAAAAATCAACCAGGCACTTACTCCTGCACATGCAGCAATGGCTTTGAAAGTAACGGGAAAAACTGTGTGGACATTGACGAATGTGCAAGTAACACCTGCAGTTTATACGCAGAGTGTATAAACAGCATGGGATCATATCAGTGTACCTGTAAGAGCGGTTTTGTTGGAAATGGGCTGAGGTGCGCTGATGTAAATGAatgcaatgaaaacaatcaaTGCGATCCCAAAGCTATCTGCATCAATAGGCTGGGGACTTATGAGTGTGCCTGTCCAGCAGGTTTCATCGGAGATGGGCGACTGTGTGACGATATTAATGAGTGTGCAACACCCAACATCTGTCCTTCTACCACTACCTGTGTCAACACTGGTGGATCATATTTCTGTGACTGTGGCAGTGGCTTCATCTTCAATGACTCCAAGTGCAATGATGTGGATGAGTGTGCGGTGGGCCGATGCAGTCCCTATGCAGCCTGCATTAATTCACCTGGCTCCTTCTCTTGTGAGTGTTATCCAGGGTACAGAGGAAATGGCTTGATCTGCGTGGATGTGGATGAATGCTCCTTGGCTAAACAGTGCCACTCAAATGCCCTTTGCATTAACCTTCCTGGCTCCTACAACTGCACCTGCCAAGTGGGATATTCTGGCGATGGGGTGATCCAGTGCAATGATGTGGATGAGTGTCTGGTGGAGAATGGAGGTTGCAGAAACCAGGCTACATGTGTCAACAACCTGGGTTCCTTCTCTTGCCTGTGCCTGTCAGGTTTTCTCTTGGTTAACCGGACTCTTTGCCAGGATATTAATGAGTGTAAGGAACAGAAGAATCCATGTGGAGTGAATGAAGAGTGCAAGAACATTGATGGATCATACGAGTGCCCCTGCCGTATTGGTTACTATCGTCCTGCCAACAACATGGACTGTGTTGACATGGATGAGTGCAAAGACAACCCTTGCCATATCAATGCCACATGCCTCAATACTGTTGGGTCACACATTTGCACCTGCAAGCGAGGTTTTGCAGCAAATGGCACCCAGTGTAAGGATATTGATGAGTGTTCTGTGGTGGGTACATGCCACCCACAGGCACTATGTACCAACTCTATAGGAGACTTCTACTGCTCTTGTCAGCAAGGTTTCAATGGTGATGGCTTCTCCTGTCAGGATGTGGACGAGTGCACCCTTTCTGATACCATCTGTCCAGCCTTCTCAAAGTGTATCAACTCCCCTGGTGATCATGTCTGCTCATGTTTGAATGGTACAGTGGCCTTCAATGACACTTGCGTGCCACCCAGTCCATTGTGTGACCCTGCCTGCCATAAACATGGTCTGTGCCACCAGTCACCCGCTGgatatcagtgtgtttgtgacctGGGCTATGTGGGTAATGGGCTGACGTGTTCGGACATAGATGAATGCCAGAGGGAAAACATTTGTCCAGAAAATGAAACTGAGTGTGTGAATATCCCTGGATCATTTTCCTGTGTCTGCAGAAATGGCTACACCCTCAATGCAACAGGATGTGTCG ATTTGAACGAGTGTGAGACAGGGCAGCAGGAGTGTAGTGAGTTTGCCCAGTGTGTCAACACAATAGGCAACTATTCCTGCTTCTGTCTGAGCGGCTTCACAGGTGATGGGAGGAACTGCTCTG AGAGCAACCTTTTCCCCTTTGGACCAGAGGTCGGTGATAAAGGTGTAAAGATGGACACAGAAGATGGAAATTCACCATATATCACACCACCGATGGGATTCCCCTTTATGGGAAAATTGTACGACAGGGTTTAT TTTTCTGACAATGGCTTTGTCCAGTTTCAAACTGTTGCTGAGAATGAACAGTACCTGTTCCCTACTCCTTTTGCCAGTGGTTTCCCTGATAATATGAATGTGGCTCTGTTGGCAGCCTTCTGGGATGATGCTGACCTCGCCAGTGGTTACGGACAACTGCTCTATCAG GAATACGATAAGAAGGATATGTCAGACGTCTACTCCCAGATAGTGTTTAATCGTACAACATATGAAGTAACAAAGTTTGAGGTTCAGAGAACTAAGCCTCCTTTTACTCCAGCGTGGATCCTCAAAATCACCTGGGACCATGTGTTGCCCGTCTCCTACCAGAAGTTCAACCTCTCAGAG aCTAACACTTTCCAGTGCATCTTGACCACGGATGGCGCACGTTCCTTTGCTCTTCTGCGATATGGGGACATGCACTGGGGTCCTGGCCAGAGGCAATATCACAATGCTGTCATTGGCTACACAAATGGAAAGTCGTCTTTCAAGGAACCAACTGTTCCCCCAGAAAACCTGTTTGGACCTGGAGGCAGATACCGGCCCCAGCAGGTGAAAGGGACCCTGGGGCAGTTGGGTCAGCTGGTGTATGATTTGACAGAACCAGCAGGGTCAGACGTGGATCCCAAAATCAAATGCCAGGCATGGGCAATGAAGGAGCCTGACCCTGCTGAGTGGACAAAGGAGCTGTCTTCTTGTCCCTGCACCCGAACCCAGGCTCTGGAGGACCTGTCGTTCCTGCAGGATACGACTGATCCGAGCTTAAGGGTGAAGAAGCTGAGGGATCAGCGGTGGGGGGGTGCAGCGGGACACATCTTTCAGTCAGTCCTGACCAACAGACATGGCTCagggaaaagatgtgtgtaTGAACCAGAAGGTCCCCTGTTGGCTGGGTACAATGAACGCTACTTCTCCAAACACAGCGTACAGAAACATATCG ATGGAGATCTCCTTCCATTCCAGTGGTGTTGTATTGACTCTCCTCTGTGTCACCTGTACCTCAACAAGAGACCACTGGACCGTTGCCAAGGTTACAGCTGGGCCAGCCATGACGGCTGCAGCCCAGGCATGAAGGCAACACAGGGTGTAG CGATGGTGTTTGGCAGCCTCCATTTCATCACCTTCGATGATACAGAATACTCCTTCAAGGCCCTGGGAGAGTTTGTGATCGTGCGTCTTTCCTCCACCACCGGCTCTAATATCTTCACCCTGCAAGGACAGACTgacaaactacacacagacgCAAAGGGGCTCATTGAAGTCCCAGTGGTGGTTCGCATGGCTGCCTTCCACCAGGGCATCGGCAAG ATTGAATGGAGATGTGCAAAGAAACAAGAAGGACTCCAGATTTTTGTGGATAATGTTGAAATCCCAGTAACAGTTG GTGTCGTGCACATGGGTGTGAAGGACTTTGCCGTGCGCTGCATGTCAGTGAACCGCTGTGCAGCCTTGTATGCTGGTGGTCTCCATGTGGTTGTATGGCGGGTTGCAGGCCACAATCAGCTGGCGGCCATGGTGGGGGTTCCTCAGACCTTCTACAACCGCACCGTGGGTCTCATGGGCCTGTGGAGCTCCAACCGCTCTGATGATTTCCTCATGTCAGATGGCAGGCTCCAACCATCAGCGGACCTCAACCCCCCCACAGAGGAGAGACTGCATCCCTTTGGCTTGTCCT gGGCAGTCCCAGTCCCAGAGAGCCTGTTGTTCTCTCCGCCTCCAATGGTTCCACTGAAGCATGTCTCCACTGAGCACCTGCTGGAGAGCGTCAGTCCTGctgaggtggaggagctgagaaAAACCTGCAAAGGCAGCATGATGTGTGTCCACGACACTCTAGCATCAGGCACCTCTGACATGGGCCTGCAGACTCTGGAAGCCAAGAAGCAATTCCAAAATCTGGCTCTGATCTATG GTAACATGCCTCCCATAGTGACAGAACCCACAGTGATCCACAGCAAGGTCAATTCTACTGTCAACATTCAGATTGTTGCTCAGGATCCCAACGGAGACCCCATCACCTTCTCCATGCTCTACCCCAGGCCTCCAGGAGCTTCCATTAGCAGTG GTGATGGCTACCTGGCGTGGACTCCCCTCAGCACGCAGCCTGTCCAGCTAACCATCAAGGTTAGCGACGAGCTCTCCAGCTCCCTGTTCACCCCGATTCTGCAGGTTTGCAGCTGCCTCAATGGAGGAACCTGCCAGTACAACAGCATTGCCGAAAACCACCAGCAGGGGAAGTTCCAG GTGGTGGGCTGCCTGTGTCCTAAGGGGTTCAGTGGGAAGTTCTGTGGGAACACTTCAGACATTTGTCAAGGAATGCCGTGTTTCCGAGGGGTGAAGTGCCAGTCAATGACAGAGCCAGACCAGTTCACCTGTGGAGAGTGTCCTGAGAATACTGTCTCCAATGGAAAAGAGGGATATAAGTGCTTTGAGCATG ACATGTGCATCCCTCCTTACCCCTTCCCCTGCCACAAAGATGCCGACTGCCgcagcacaaaacaaaactaCACCTGCACGTGTAGGCCTGGCTTTACAGGAAATGGATACAACTGCACAG ATATAGACGAGTGTGCAGAGCTTTCGACCTGCCCCAATGCTAAGTTTGAGTGTAAGAACAAGCCGGGCTCTGTTGAATGCCTCTGTAGATACAAGAACACCAAGGACACGGATGGATGTG gtgcCTCTGCCAACCCTCCAG GGTCAAATATGTTCAACGTCTCTGTGAACTGGACGGAGGACAAATCTGACgggctggatcag CTGGTGGACATCTTGAAGATGGGTTTCCAGAACAAATTCTACAACGCCACTAAGAAGGATAAAAAACAGAGCTCCGCACCAGGTTCAAATGAATATCGTATTAACATGTCCAGTGACACGCCTCACTGGTATATCAGAGACTACCTGGCCAGAGTCAGCAGCCACTATGACATCAGTGGTGTTGAGGTTGATG ATCTGGATGAGTGTACATCCAAGGAGGCGGTGTGTGTGCATCCAGCTCTCTGTGCTAACACGTACGGAGGCTACAGGTGTGTCTGTAACGGCACTGATATGGACGAAACCCAGTCCTGTGTATTAG